One window from the genome of Cryptomeria japonica chromosome 6, Sugi_1.0, whole genome shotgun sequence encodes:
- the LOC131069960 gene encoding phospholipase A(1) DAD1, chloroplastic, translated as MQAAKPPLCALKSFTGPEGDGSKFKMPALSKRSSFNVPLLSLRYKDACFNGIQALTAGKFAKHWPSSEQSLQFVEDSGNLAKKSGNLAENYGKFVEKSGNFVENSGNFAENSCKFVEKSGNLAENSGDAPSSPKQMLGLKWWEYAGSNDWKGLLDPLDSNLRREIIKYGELVQASYSACDFDPQSRTYGRCKYPEESLLTQLGLQSTGYRVTHHIHATSAIKVPQWLTALVSSFSHCDATWMSRRTNWIGYVAVCDDDVEVARLGRRDIVVAFRGTVTPLEWLENFRDILTPVTVTGQRDTKVQTGFWNLYTCRDSNGRSPSSDVLDELKRLVDLYAGEEISITVTGHSLGAALALLCAYQVGKARFRCKPHRSVSVPVPVTVFSFGGPRVGNRAFGRRIEEMKVKVLRMVNTQDVITKVPGVVLNQDWSRKSWIFRYLERNGWAYRHVGTELRVSNKNSPYLKPDADMACCHDLEAYLHLIDGFFSSSVPFRKSAKRDILRLLVNQKSNVLLKAAAGKNSRVNRRGEVSL; from the coding sequence ATGCAGGCCGCAAAACCCCCGCTCTGTGCTTTGAAATCTTTCACCGGGCCCGAAGGCGATGGATCCAAGTTCAAAATGCCGGCTTTATCAAAAAGATCGTCTTTTAATGTCCCGCTGCTTTCTCTGAGATACAAAGATGCATGCTTTAATGGAATCCAAGCCTTAACAGCCGGTAAATTCGCAAAGCATTGGCCGAGCAGTGAGCAGAGCTTACAGTTTGTTGAAGATTCCGGCAATTTGGCTAAAAAGTCCGGCAATTTGGCTGAAAATTACGGCAAATTTGTTGAAAAGTCTGGAAATTTTGTTGAAAATTCCGGCAATTTTGCTGAAAATTCCTGCAAATTTGTTGAAAAGTCCGGCAATTTGGCTGAAAATTCTGGCGATGCTCCAAGCTCTCCGAAGCAAATGCTGGGACTGAAATGGTGGGAGTACGCCGGAAGTAACGACTGGAAAGGGCTTCTGGATCCATTGGACAGCAATCTGAGGAGAGAAATCATAAAATACGGCGAATTAGTTCAGGCATCTTACAGTGCCTGTGATTTCGATCCTCAATCCAGAACCTATGGGCGCTGCAAATATCCCGAAGAATCCTTGCTGACTCAGCTCGGGCTCCAGAGCACCGGATACAGAGTAACTCACCACATCCACGCCACGTCAGCCATCAAAGTTCCCCAATGGCTGACGGCCTTGGTCTCATCGTTCTCCCACTGCGACGCCACGTGGATGTCGCGGCGGACCAACTGGATCGGCTACGTGGCAGTCTGCGACGATGACGTGGAAGTCGCCCGGCTTGGTCGGAGAGACATTGTGGTGGCCTTCAGAGGCACTGTAACTCCTCTCGAATGGCTCGAGAATTTTCGAGACATTTTGACGCCGGTCACAGTCACCGGTCAGAGGGACACAAAAGTTCAAACCGGGTTCTGGAATCTGTACACGTGTCGGGATTCCAACGGGCGGAGCCCGTCGTCTGATGTGTTAGATGAACTAAAACGACTGGTGGATTTGTACGCTGGGGAAGAAATTAGCATTACGGTTACCGGTCATAGCCTGGGAGCAGCCCTTGCGCTTCTTTGCGCCTACCAGGTCGGTAAAGCCCGTTTCCGTTGTAAACCCCACCGTTCCGTTTCCGTTCCCGTTCCGGTGACGGTTTTTTCGTTCGGCGGGCCGCGAGTCGGAAATCGAGCTTTTGGCCGGAGAATCGAGGAGATGAAAGTCAAAGTGCTCAGAATGGTTAATACGCAGGATGTTATAACTAAAGTTCCCGGCGTTGTGTTGAATCAGGATTGGTCCCGGAAAAGTTGGATTTTCCGGTATTTGGAACGGAACGGTTGGGCTTACAGACACGTCGGAACGGAGCTCCGAGTGAGTAATAAAAATTCTCCGTATTTGAAACCTGATGCGGATATGGCCTGCTGTCATGATCTCGAAGCTTATCTCCACCTTATTGATGGTTTTTTCAGCTCCTCCGTTCCGTTTCGGAAGAGCGCAAAGAGAGATATTCTTAGGTTGCTTGTTAATCAGAAATCAAATGTTCTTCTCAAAGCGGCTGCCGGTAAAAATTCACGAGTAAACAGACGAGGAGAAGTTTCTTTATGA